The Camelina sativa cultivar DH55 chromosome 14, Cs, whole genome shotgun sequence genome includes a window with the following:
- the LOC104740414 gene encoding leucine-rich repeat receptor-like serine/threonine-protein kinase At1g17230: MRGSICFLAIVVLCSFSFIFVRSLNEEGRVLLEFKALLNDSNGYLARWNPLDSNPCNWTGIACTSLRTVSSVDLNGMNLSGTLSPLICKLNGLRKLNVSTNFISGPIPRDLSLCRSLEVLDLCTNRFHGVIPIQLTMIITLMKLYLCENYLFGSIPRQIGSLSSLQELVIYSNNLTGVIPPSMGKLRQLRVIRAGRNTFSGVIPSEISGCESLKVLGLAENLLEGSLPKQLEKLRNLTDLILWQNRLSSEIPPSVGNITSLEVLALHENYFTGSIPRDIGKLTKMKRLYLYTNQLTGEIPREIGNLTNAVEIDFSENQLTGFIPIEFGQILNLRLLHLFENILGGPIPRELGELTLLEKLDLSINRLNGTIPQELQFLTYLVDLQLFDNQLEGTIPPLIGFYSNFSVLDMSANSLSGSIPAHFCRFQKLILLSLGSNKLSGNIPRDLKTCKSLTKLMLGDNQLTGSLPVELFNLQNLTALELHQNWLSGNISADLGKLKNLERLRLANNNFTGEIPSEIGSLTKIVGLNISSNQLTGHIPKELGSCVTIQRLDLSGNKFSGYIAEELGQLVNLEILKLSDNRLTGEIPHSVGDLTRLMELQLGGNLLSGNIPVELGKLTSLQISLNISHNYLSGMIPDSLGNLQMLEILYLNDNKLSGEIPASIGNLMSLLICNISNNNLLGTVPDTAVFQRMDSSNFAGNHGLCNSQRTHCQPLAPNSDSKINWLMNGSKRQKILTITCLVIGSVFLITFLGICWAIKRREPAFVSLEDQTKPDVMDSYYFPKKGFTYQGLVDATRNFSEDVVLGKGACGTVYKAEMSDGEVIAVKKLNSRGEGASSDNSFRAEISTLGKIRHRNIVKLYGFCYHQNSNLLLYEYMSKGSLGEQLQRGGEKNCLLDWNARYRIALGAAEGLCYLHHDCRPQIVHRDIKSNNILLDELFQAHVGDFGLAKLIDLSYSKSMSAVAGSYGYIAPEYAYTMKVTEKCDIYSFGVVLLELITGKPPVQPLEQGGDLVNWVRRSIRNMVQTIEMFDPRLDRNDKRTVHEMSLVLKIALFCTSNSPASRPTMREVVAMIIEARGSTSLSSSSITSETPLDEANSSKGIDFVVSP; this comes from the exons ATGAGAGGAAGTATCTGTTTCCTGGCAATAGTGGTTCTctgttctttctctttcatctttGTGAGATCCTTAAACGAGGAAGGGCGTGTTCTTCTGGAGTTTAAAGCTCTTCTTAACGACTCCAATGGCTATCTGGCAAGGTGGAATCCGTTGGATTCAAATCCCTGCAACTGGACCGGAATCGCGTGTACCAGTCTCAGAACTGTAAGTTCTGTTGATCTAAATGGGATGAATCTTTCAGGTACACTATCTCCTCTCATATGCAAGCTTAATGGTTTGAGAAAACTGAATGTTTCCACCAACTTCATCTCTGGTCCGATCCCTCGAGATTTATCTCTCTGTCGAAGCCTAGAAGTTCTTGATCTCTGCACAAATAGGTTCCACGGAGTAATACCAATTCAGCTAACCATGATCATCACTCTTATGAAGCTGTATCTATGCGAGAATTATCTTTTCGGTTCGATCCCTAGACAAATTGGTAGTTTGAGTTCGCTCCAAGAGCTTGTGATCTATAGCAACAATCTCACCGGTGTAATCCCTCCTTCCATGGGGAAATTGAGACAGCTGCGGGTCATTAGGGCAGGGCGGAACACGTTTTCGGGTGTGATTCCGTCTGAAATCAGCGGATGCGAGAGCCTAAAGGTACTTGGACTAGCAGAGAATCTTCTTGAAGGTTCTCTTCCTAAGCAGCTCGAGAAGCTTCGCAATCTTACTGATTTGATACTCTGGCAAAACCGTCTATCCAGCGAGATACCTCCTTCAGTAGGAAACATCACCAGTCTGGAGGTGCTTGCGCTCCACGAAAACTACTTCACAGGATCAATTCCAAGAGATATTGGGAAGCTCACAAAGATGAAAAGGCTGTACCTTTACACAAACCAGTTAACCGGAGAGATACCTCGTGAAATAGGCAACTTGACAAATGCAGTTGAGATAGATTTTTCCGAGAATCAGTTAACAGGTTTCATCCCGATAGAGTTCGGTCAGATCCTGAATCTCCGATTACTTCATCTTTTTGAGAACATCCTTGGAGGTCCAATTCCTAGGGAGCTTGGGGAATTGACACTGTTGGAGAAGCTAGACTTGTCTATCAATAGACTAAACGGTACTATCCCACAAGAGCTTCAGTTCCTAACTTACCTTGTGGATTTGCAACTTTTTGACAACCAGCTTGAAGGGACGATTCCTCCTCTAATCGGTTTCTATAGCAATTTTTCTGTTCTTGATATGTCTGCCAATTCTCTGTCTGGTTCAATTCCCGCCCACTTCTGCAGATTTCAGAAGCTAATACTTCTGAGTCTTGGTTCAAACAAGTTATCAGGAAACATCCCTCGTGATCTGAAAACCTGCAAGTCACTGACAAAGCTAATGTTAGGCGATAACCAGCTAACAGGAAGCCTTCCCGTTGAATTATTTAATCTTCAGAACCTTACTGCATTAGAGCTTCACCAAAACTGGTTATCAGGGAATATATCTGCAGACCTGGGAAAGCTGAAGAATTTAGAAAGACTGCGTCTTGCTAACAACAATTTTACTGGTGAAATTCCTTCAGAGATTGGGAGTCTCACAAAGATTGTTGGCTTAAACATCTCCTCCAATCAGCTCACTGGTCACATCCCTAAAGAGTTGGGGAGTTGTGTCACTATCCAGAGGCTTGACCTTAGTGGCAACAAGTTTTCCGGGTACATAGCAGAAGAGCTTGGTCAGTTGGTCAATTTAGAGATTTTGAAATTGTCTGATAATAGATTGACCGGAGAAATTCCTCATAGCGTTGGAGATCTTACTCGGCTCATGGAGTTACAACTAGGAGGCAATCTCTTGTCTGGAAACATTCCAGTGGAGCTTGGAAAGTTAACCTCTCTGCAAATCTCCCTCAACATTAGTCACAATTATCTCTCAGGTATGATTCCAGACAGTTTAGGAAATCTACAAATGTTGGAGATACTTTACCTCAACGACAACAAGCTTTCAGGTGAGATCCCTGCATCAATCGGGAATCTCATGAGCCTCCTCATCTGCAATATCTCAAACAATAACTTGTTAGGAACAGTACCAGACACAGCAGTGTTTCAGCGGATGGATTCATCGAACTTTGCTGGAAACCACGGTTTGTGTAACTCTCAGAGAACCCACTGCCAACCACTTGCCCCAAATTCTGATTCGAAGATAAATTGGTTAATGAACGGTTCGAAAAGGCAAAAGATCTTGACAATCACTTGTCTTGTGATCGGCTCGGTTTTTCTTATCACTTTCCTTGGTATCTGTTGGGCCATAAAGCGGCGAGAACCAGCCTTTGTTTCTCTTGAGGATCAAACAAAACCGGATGTCATGGACAGCTACTATTTCCCTAAAAAAGGTTTCACATATCAAGGCCTTGTGGATGCAACCAGAAACTTCTCCGAAGACGTGGTTTTAGGGAAAGGAGCGTGTGGAACGGTCTACAAAGCTGAAATGTCAGATGGCGAGGTGATAGCCGTGAAGAAACTAAACTCTCGCGGCGAAGGAGCTAGTTCTGATAATAGCTTCAGAGCTGAGATATCAACACTTGGAAAGATAAGACACAGGAATATTGTGAAGCTATATGGTTTCTGCTATCACCAGAACTCAAATCTTCTCTTGTATGAGTACATGTCAAAAGGAAGCCTCGGCGAACAACTACAGCGAGGAGGTGAGAAAAACTGCTTGTTGGATTGGAATGCTCGGTACAGAATCGCCCTCGGCGCTGCAGAGGGTCTGTGTTACCTCCATCATGATTGCAGACCTCAAATAGTTCACCGCGACATAAAATCGAACAACATTCTTCTTGATGAACTGTTCCAGGCTCATGTTGGAGATTTTGGCCTGGCTAAGTTGATTGACCTCTCTTACTCAAAGTCCATGTCAGCGGTTGCAGGCTCTTACGGATACATCGCTCCAG AATATGCTTACACGATGAAGGTGACAGAGAAATGTGATATCTATAGCTTTGGAGTAGTGCTTTTGGAGCTAATAACAGGAAAGCCCCCAGTTCAACCGCTGGAGCAAGGAGGGGATCTAGTCAATTGGGTTAGAAGATCAATCCGTAACATGGTTCAAACCATTGAAATGTTTGATCCGAGGCTGGATAGAAATGATAAGAGAACGGTTCATGAGATGTCTCTTGTCCTAAAGATTGCACTGTTCTGCACCAGCAATTCTCCGGCTAGTAGACCAACGATGAGAGAAGTTGTGGCAATGATTATCGAAGCTCGGGGATCAACTAGTCTCTCTTCCTCGTCAATTACATCAGAAACTCCTCTAGACGAAGCAAACTCCTCCAAAG GTATTGACTTTGTTGTATCACCTTAA